From the Sphingomonas sabuli genome, the window CGCGCGGCAGGAACTCGACACCGTGCCCGGGGCCATCGGCGCGAAGGAGCGGACATGAGCGACGAACCCAGCAGCCAGCAACTGGCGCACGACCGAACCGACCTTGCCGAGGATCGCACCGTTCTGGCCAACGAGCGCACGTTCGCCGGCTGGTTCCGCACCGGCTTTGCCTCCATGGCCATCGGGCTTGGTTTCCAGGCCCTTTTCCTGAAGATGGAGCCGGCTTGGGTGCCGAAGGCGATCGCCACCATCTTCCTGATGCTGGCAATCTTCATCTTCGTCGCGGCCGAGCGGCGGGCCTGCAAGGTGCTCAGCCGGCTGGACACGCACACGGTGACCGAATTCAAGAACCGCAACCTGCGGCTGATGGTCGTCGCCGCGTCGCTCGGGGTGCTGGCGCTGATGATTGCCATCTGGGTGCTGCCGATCAGCGCCGCGTGAAATCGTCCGTATGCTAACTTTCCACAGTAACCAGAATTGATTTCTTTTAAGGCACTTACGGGCGGCCGTTCCTAACCTTCATCGCGAAGGGGGAAGATCATGGCCAACGCACCGCCTGCGCCCATGCCGGTGTTTCTCGATTCGCCGGGCCCGGTGGCGGAGGTCGACCTGCTGGAGATGTTCGCTCCGGCCGAGCCAGCGGGTCCGTCCGCTTGTCCCGTCAGCAGCGGGCCGTTGTGGCGGGCCGACGCCATCCACCGTGCGCGCAATCTCGCACAGCTGGCGATGTCGCTGGCCAATGTCGGCAGTTGCCCGACGCGATGCTGGCTGACGCCGAAGATGGCGGCCGAAGCCCGCGCT encodes:
- a CDS encoding YidH family protein, whose protein sequence is MSDEPSSQQLAHDRTDLAEDRTVLANERTFAGWFRTGFASMAIGLGFQALFLKMEPAWVPKAIATIFLMLAIFIFVAAERRACKVLSRLDTHTVTEFKNRNLRLMVVAASLGVLALMIAIWVLPISAA